In Streptomyces sp. NBC_01408, one DNA window encodes the following:
- a CDS encoding cytochrome P450, protein MSCPALPEGFDATDPDLLQSRVPLPEFAQLRQTAPVWWCPQRRGVTGFDDEGYWAVTRHADVKYVSTHPELFSSTVNTAIIRFNEHIQRDAIDAQRLIMLNMDPPEHTRVRQIVQRGFTPRAIRGLEEALRDRARKIVEEALAASGDGSFDFVTRVACELPLQAIAELIGVPQKDRSKIFDWSNKMIAYDDPEYAITEEVGANAAMELIGYAMNLSAERKECPAKDIVTQLVAAEGQGNLGSDEFGFFVLLLAVAGNETTRNAISHGMHAFLTHPEQWELYKATRPSTAAEEIVRWATPVVSFQRTATQDTELGGQKIKAGDRVGLFYSSANHDPEVFENPDAFDISRDPNPHLGFGGGGPHFCLGKSLAIMEIDLIFNALADALPDLRLTGEDPRRLRAAWLNGIKELRVSHP, encoded by the coding sequence ATGTCCTGTCCCGCGCTGCCCGAAGGCTTCGACGCCACCGACCCCGACCTGCTCCAAAGCCGGGTCCCGCTCCCGGAGTTCGCCCAGCTGCGGCAGACCGCACCGGTGTGGTGGTGCCCGCAGCGGCGAGGCGTCACCGGCTTCGACGACGAGGGCTACTGGGCCGTGACCCGGCACGCGGACGTCAAGTACGTCTCCACGCACCCGGAGCTCTTCTCCTCCACCGTCAACACCGCGATCATCCGCTTCAACGAGCACATCCAGCGCGATGCGATAGATGCCCAGCGCCTGATCATGCTGAACATGGATCCGCCGGAACACACGCGCGTACGCCAGATCGTGCAGCGCGGCTTCACCCCGCGGGCCATCCGCGGACTGGAGGAGGCGCTGCGGGACCGGGCCCGGAAGATCGTCGAGGAGGCGCTGGCGGCCTCGGGCGACGGCAGCTTCGACTTCGTCACGCGGGTGGCGTGCGAACTCCCGCTGCAGGCCATCGCCGAACTGATCGGCGTACCGCAGAAGGACCGCTCCAAGATCTTCGACTGGTCGAACAAGATGATCGCCTACGACGACCCGGAGTACGCGATCACCGAGGAGGTCGGCGCCAACGCGGCGATGGAGCTCATCGGCTACGCCATGAACCTCTCCGCCGAGCGCAAGGAGTGCCCGGCCAAGGACATCGTCACCCAACTCGTAGCGGCGGAGGGCCAGGGCAACCTCGGCTCGGACGAGTTCGGCTTCTTCGTCCTGCTGCTGGCGGTCGCGGGCAACGAGACCACCCGCAACGCCATCAGCCACGGCATGCACGCCTTCCTGACCCACCCCGAGCAGTGGGAGCTGTACAAGGCGACCCGGCCGTCCACGGCCGCGGAGGAGATCGTCCGCTGGGCCACCCCGGTGGTGTCCTTCCAGCGCACCGCCACCCAGGACACCGAGCTGGGCGGGCAGAAGATCAAGGCGGGCGACCGGGTGGGGCTCTTCTACTCCTCCGCCAACCACGACCCCGAGGTCTTCGAGAACCCGGACGCCTTCGACATCAGCCGCGACCCGAACCCGCACCTGGGCTTCGGCGGCGGCGGTCCGCACTTCTGCCTCGGCAAATCCCTGGCGATCATGGAGATCGACCTGATCTTCAACGCGCTCGCCGACGCCCTGCCCGACCTGCGCCTGACCGGCGAGGACCCGCGGCGCCTGCGCGCGGCCTGGCTCAACGGCATCAAGGAACTCCGGGTCAGCCACCCCTGA
- a CDS encoding steroid 3-ketoacyl-CoA thiolase — protein sequence MAAEPVIVEAVRTPIGKRGGALANLHPAYLLGETYRELLTRTGIQPDCVEQIVGGTVTHAGEQSMNPARNAWLAMGLPYETAATTVDCQCGSSQQANHMVANMISGGVMDIGIACGVEAMSRVPLGSGSKHGPGKPFPDEWNVDLPNQFEAAERIARHRGLSREDVDRLGLLSQERAAAAWAEERFKRETFAVQVPTTEEEQAAGQGMWRLVDRDEGLRDTSMEALARLKPVMPTAVHTAGNSSQISDGAAAVMWASRKMARALKLRPRARIVAQTLVGADPHYHLDGPIDATRAVLGKAGMSLKDIDLVEINEAFASVVLSWAQVFDQDLEKVNVNGGGIALGHPVGATGARLITTALHELERRDKEFALITMCAGGALATGTIIQRL from the coding sequence ATGGCCGCGGAACCCGTCATCGTCGAAGCCGTACGCACCCCCATCGGCAAGCGCGGGGGCGCGCTCGCCAACCTCCATCCCGCCTACCTGCTCGGCGAGACCTACCGCGAGCTCCTCACCCGGACCGGAATCCAGCCCGACTGCGTGGAGCAGATCGTCGGCGGCACCGTCACCCACGCCGGCGAGCAGTCGATGAACCCCGCCCGCAACGCCTGGCTGGCCATGGGGCTCCCGTACGAGACCGCCGCCACGACCGTGGACTGCCAGTGCGGCAGCTCGCAGCAGGCCAACCACATGGTCGCCAACATGATCTCCGGCGGCGTCATGGACATCGGCATCGCCTGCGGCGTCGAGGCCATGAGCCGGGTGCCGCTGGGCTCCGGATCCAAGCACGGCCCGGGCAAGCCCTTCCCGGACGAGTGGAACGTCGACCTCCCGAACCAGTTCGAGGCTGCCGAGCGGATCGCCCGCCACCGCGGCCTGTCCCGCGAGGACGTGGACCGGCTCGGCCTGCTCTCCCAGGAACGGGCCGCCGCTGCCTGGGCCGAGGAGCGGTTCAAGCGCGAGACCTTCGCCGTCCAGGTCCCCACCACCGAGGAGGAGCAGGCCGCCGGACAGGGCATGTGGCGCCTGGTCGACCGGGACGAAGGGCTGCGCGACACCTCCATGGAGGCGCTGGCCCGGCTCAAGCCGGTCATGCCGACGGCCGTGCACACCGCCGGGAACTCCTCGCAGATCTCCGACGGGGCCGCCGCCGTGATGTGGGCCTCACGCAAGATGGCGCGCGCCCTCAAGCTCAGGCCGCGCGCCCGGATCGTCGCCCAGACCCTGGTCGGCGCCGACCCCCACTACCACCTGGACGGGCCGATCGACGCGACGCGGGCCGTGCTCGGCAAGGCCGGGATGTCACTCAAGGACATCGACCTCGTCGAGATCAACGAGGCCTTCGCCTCCGTCGTCCTCAGCTGGGCCCAGGTCTTCGACCAGGACCTGGAGAAGGTCAACGTCAACGGCGGGGGCATCGCACTCGGCCACCCCGTCGGCGCCACCGGCGCCCGGCTGATCACCACCGCGCTCCACGAGCTGGAGCGCCGCGACAAGGAGTTCGCCCTGATCACCATGTGCGCGGGAGGCGCGCTGGCGACCGGGACGATCATCCAGCGCCTGTGA
- a CDS encoding transglycosylase SLT domain-containing protein, producing the protein MPRPPLSPSEGSSVSNAVIRRIAASKKTLAGTVLALGVAGSMLAAVPAQAAPTSAKAIAQQMIKDPAQFAAFNNIVSHESGWDYKATNASSGAYGLVQALPASKMASAGADWKTNPATQIKWGLDYMNERYGSPVGAWNFWQNNHWY; encoded by the coding sequence ATGCCGCGACCGCCCTTGTCCCCTTCGGAAGGTTCATCCGTGTCCAACGCCGTCATCCGCCGCATCGCCGCTTCCAAGAAGACCCTCGCGGGTACCGTCCTCGCCCTGGGCGTCGCCGGTTCCATGCTTGCCGCGGTTCCCGCGCAGGCCGCCCCGACGAGCGCCAAGGCGATCGCCCAGCAGATGATCAAGGACCCGGCCCAGTTCGCCGCCTTCAACAACATCGTGTCCCACGAGAGCGGCTGGGACTACAAGGCCACGAACGCCTCCTCCGGCGCCTACGGCCTGGTCCAGGCCCTGCCGGCCTCGAAGATGGCCTCCGCGGGCGCCGACTGGAAGACCAACCCGGCCACCCAGATCAAGTGGGGCCTGGACTACATGAACGAGCGCTACGGCAGCCCCGTCGGCGCCTGGAACTTCTGGCAGAACAACCACTGGTACTAA
- a CDS encoding ECF transporter S component, producing the protein MGPRAAAALVLVTLIGIAAFGWPLLADRQSGLAHSQDAPWLFAALLPLLVAVVVATIADDGMDAKAVAMLGVLAAVGAALRPLGAGTAGLEPMFFLMVLSGRVLGPGFGFVLGSVTMFASALLTGGVGPWMPFQMLALGWFSLGAGLLPGPERIRGRAELAMLAAYGCAGSFAYGTVMNLQGWVILQGMGQGISFHPGDPVSANLARFVAYCLATSVGWDLGRAALTVVLTLTLGATLLKALRRATRKAAFDAPVAFDSGVGSGPDHTPQRGTNDSTG; encoded by the coding sequence ATCGGCCCGCGGGCGGCGGCCGCCCTGGTGCTGGTCACCCTGATCGGCATCGCGGCCTTCGGCTGGCCGCTGCTCGCCGACCGCCAGTCCGGCCTCGCCCACTCCCAGGACGCCCCCTGGCTCTTCGCGGCCCTGCTCCCCCTCCTCGTCGCCGTCGTCGTCGCGACGATCGCCGACGACGGCATGGACGCCAAGGCGGTGGCGATGCTCGGCGTGCTCGCCGCCGTCGGGGCGGCGCTCAGACCCCTGGGCGCGGGGACGGCCGGCCTGGAGCCGATGTTCTTCCTGATGGTGCTGAGCGGCCGCGTCCTCGGCCCCGGCTTCGGTTTCGTCCTGGGCTCGGTGACGATGTTCGCGTCCGCGCTGCTGACGGGCGGGGTCGGGCCGTGGATGCCGTTCCAGATGCTGGCCCTGGGCTGGTTCTCGCTGGGCGCCGGGCTGCTGCCGGGACCGGAGCGGATCCGGGGCCGGGCGGAGCTGGCGATGCTGGCGGCGTACGGCTGCGCGGGCTCGTTCGCGTACGGCACGGTCATGAACCTCCAGGGCTGGGTGATCCTGCAGGGCATGGGGCAGGGCATCTCCTTCCATCCCGGTGACCCGGTGTCCGCGAACCTGGCGCGTTTCGTCGCGTACTGCCTGGCGACCTCGGTGGGCTGGGACCTGGGCCGGGCCGCGCTGACCGTCGTACTGACCCTCACCCTGGGCGCCACGCTGCTGAAGGCGTTGCGCCGGGCGACGAGGAAAGCTGCCTTCGATGCGCCGGTGGCCTTCGATTCCGGGGTGGGAAGTGGCCCGGACCACACCCCCCAAAGGGGTACGAACGACTCCACAGGGTGA
- a CDS encoding ABC transporter ATP-binding protein yields the protein MIRFEQVSVTYQGAAGPSLQGVDLVVPEGELTLLVGPSGVGKSTLLGTVSGLVPHFTGGTLRGRVTVAGRDTRTHKPRELADVVGTVGQDPLAHFVTDVVEDELAYGMESLGLPPAVMRRRVEETLDLLGLNELRDRPIATLSGGQQQRVAIGSVLTPHPRVLVLDEPTSALDPAAAEEVLAVLQRLVHDLGTTVLMAEHRLERVVQYADQVLLLPAPGSAPVLGTPAEIMAVSPVHPPVVSLGRLAGWSPLPLSVRDARRVAAPLRSRLSAAAGPATPTSPPATPASASASAPGNPVPPPSVPTLAAASQGSAPDPAPQTPARLDVPSVHPSPQDAQDQPNPAPPTLEARGSGDGPHQPNPAPSALEAHRPEAEPHQPNPAPPAFEARGSGGGAPGGGARPGLFAWLRRSRPTPATTPGREPAWLRRSKPTPATPPGRGVAEAHNLGVRRGRAEILRGISLAVAPGETIALMGRNGAGKSTLLSALVGTVAPATGEVTVGGRAPHRTPPPEMVRRVGLVPQEPRDLLYADTVAAECTAADSDAGAPPGTCRDLVSALLPDVPDDTHPRDLSEGQRLALALALVLTGRPALLLLDEPTRGLDYAAKVRLIGILRDLAAEGHAIVLATHDVELAAELAHRVVILAGGEVVADGPTAEVVVSSPAFAPQVAKVLAPGHWLTVSQVATALAAAEAP from the coding sequence GTGATCCGTTTCGAGCAGGTGTCGGTCACCTACCAGGGCGCGGCCGGGCCTTCGCTCCAGGGCGTCGACCTGGTGGTCCCCGAGGGCGAGCTGACGCTCCTGGTCGGCCCGTCCGGGGTCGGCAAGTCCACCCTGCTGGGGACGGTCTCGGGGCTGGTCCCGCACTTCACGGGCGGCACCCTGCGCGGGCGGGTGACCGTGGCCGGGCGGGACACCCGTACGCACAAGCCGCGCGAGCTCGCGGACGTGGTGGGCACGGTCGGCCAGGATCCCCTCGCGCACTTCGTGACGGACGTGGTGGAGGACGAGCTCGCCTACGGCATGGAGTCCCTGGGCCTGCCACCTGCGGTGATGCGCCGCCGGGTGGAGGAGACCCTGGACCTGCTGGGCCTGAACGAGCTGCGCGACCGCCCCATCGCCACCCTGTCGGGCGGGCAGCAGCAGCGGGTCGCGATCGGCTCGGTCCTGACCCCGCACCCCCGGGTCCTGGTACTGGACGAGCCCACCTCGGCGCTCGACCCGGCGGCGGCCGAGGAGGTCCTGGCGGTCCTCCAGCGGCTGGTCCACGACCTGGGCACGACCGTCCTGATGGCGGAGCACCGGCTGGAGCGGGTGGTCCAGTACGCCGACCAGGTGCTGCTCCTGCCCGCCCCGGGCTCGGCGCCCGTGCTCGGAACCCCGGCCGAGATCATGGCCGTCTCCCCGGTCCACCCGCCGGTGGTCTCTCTGGGCCGCCTCGCGGGCTGGTCCCCGCTGCCGCTCTCAGTGCGCGACGCCCGCCGGGTGGCTGCGCCGCTCCGCTCCCGCCTGTCGGCCGCCGCCGGCCCCGCCACACCAACCTCGCCCCCGGCGACCCCGGCTTCGGCTTCGGCTTCGGCCCCGGGGAACCCCGTGCCCCCACCGTCCGTACCGACCCTCGCCGCCGCTTCCCAGGGCTCCGCCCCGGACCCCGCGCCTCAAACGCCGGCGAGGCTGGATGTGCCCTCCGTGCACCCCAGCCCGCAGGACGCACAAGACCAGCCCAACCCAGCCCCGCCGACGCTTGAAGCGCGGGGGTCAGGGGACGGTCCACACCAGCCAAACCCAGCCCCGTCGGCGCTTGAGGCGCACAGGCCCGAGGCCGAACCACACCAGCCAAATCCAGCCCCGCCGGCGTTTGAGGCGCGGGGGTCCGGGGGCGGAGCCCCTGGCGGCGGGGCGCGCCCCGGCCTTTTCGCGTGGCTTCGCCGGAGCAGGCCCACCCCTGCCACAACCCCCGGCAGGGAACCGGCGTGGCTCCGCCGGAGCAAGCCCACCCCCGCCACACCCCCCGGCAGGGGCGTGGCCGAGGCCCACAACCTCGGCGTACGCCGCGGCCGCGCCGAAATCCTCCGCGGGATCAGCCTCGCCGTGGCCCCCGGCGAGACCATCGCCCTGATGGGCCGCAACGGCGCCGGCAAGTCCACCCTGCTGTCGGCCCTGGTCGGCACGGTCGCCCCCGCCACCGGCGAGGTGACCGTCGGCGGCAGGGCCCCGCACCGGACCCCGCCGCCGGAGATGGTCCGCCGCGTCGGCCTGGTCCCGCAGGAGCCCCGCGACCTGCTCTACGCCGACACGGTGGCCGCCGAGTGCACCGCCGCCGACTCCGACGCGGGCGCGCCCCCCGGCACCTGCCGGGACCTGGTCTCGGCCCTGCTCCCCGACGTCCCCGACGACACCCACCCCCGGGACCTGTCCGAGGGCCAGCGCCTGGCCCTGGCCCTGGCCCTGGTCCTCACCGGCCGCCCGGCGCTGCTCCTCCTCGACGAGCCGACCCGCGGCCTGGACTACGCCGCCAAGGTCCGCCTGATCGGGATCCTGCGGGACCTGGCGGCCGAGGGGCACGCCATCGTGCTGGCCACGCACGACGTGGAACTGGCCGCCGAGCTGGCCCACCGCGTGGTGATCCTGGCGGGCGGCGAGGTCGTCGCCGACGGCCCGACCGCCGAGGTCGTCGTCTCCTCGCCCGCCTTCGCGCCGCAGGTCGCGAAGGTCCTGGCGCCGGGCCACTGGCTCACGGTGAGCCAGGTCGCCACGGCCCTGGCAGCGGCGGAGGCACCGTGA
- a CDS encoding energy-coupling factor transporter transmembrane component T, translating to MHAGAWWLWALGLATAASRTTNPLLLGLIVGVAGYVVAARRTDAPWARSYGAFVKLGLVVIGLRLVFSMLLGSPIPGSHTLFTLPEVPLPAWAQGIRFGGRVTAEQLVFAFYDGAKLATLLICVGAANALANPARLLKSLPAALYEAGVAVVVAMTFAPNMVADVVRLRTARRLRGRPTGGVKAVLQIGLPVLEGALERSVAIAASMDARGYGRTAQVPPAVRHTTNVLTLGGLLGMCAGTYGLLAAQGAAYGLPVLGIGVVLALAGLRLGGRRSIRTRYRPDRWGARAWLVSGSGAAVAALTIWFAGVDPDGLRPGVVPLVAPELPLWPAAAILIGLLPAFVAPVPPKEASQ from the coding sequence CTGCACGCCGGCGCCTGGTGGCTGTGGGCCCTCGGGCTGGCCACCGCCGCCTCCCGCACCACCAACCCACTCCTCCTCGGCCTGATCGTCGGCGTCGCCGGCTACGTCGTCGCGGCCCGCCGCACGGACGCCCCCTGGGCCCGTTCCTACGGCGCCTTCGTCAAGCTCGGCCTCGTCGTGATCGGCCTGCGCCTGGTCTTCTCCATGCTGCTCGGCTCGCCCATCCCCGGCTCGCACACCCTCTTCACCCTCCCCGAAGTACCGCTCCCCGCCTGGGCCCAGGGCATCCGCTTCGGCGGCCGGGTCACCGCCGAGCAGCTGGTCTTCGCCTTCTACGACGGCGCCAAGCTGGCCACCCTCCTCATCTGCGTCGGCGCCGCGAACGCCCTCGCGAACCCGGCCCGCCTCCTCAAGTCCCTCCCGGCGGCCCTCTACGAGGCCGGGGTCGCGGTCGTCGTGGCCATGACCTTCGCGCCGAACATGGTCGCCGACGTCGTCCGGCTGCGGACCGCCCGCCGGTTGCGCGGCCGCCCCACCGGCGGGGTGAAGGCCGTCCTCCAGATCGGCCTGCCGGTCCTGGAGGGCGCCCTCGAACGTTCCGTGGCGATCGCCGCCTCCATGGACGCCCGCGGCTACGGCCGTACCGCGCAGGTCCCGCCCGCCGTCCGGCACACCACCAACGTCCTCACCCTCGGCGGTCTGCTCGGCATGTGCGCGGGCACGTACGGGCTGCTCGCCGCGCAGGGCGCCGCGTACGGGCTGCCCGTGCTCGGCATCGGCGTAGTGCTGGCCCTGGCCGGGCTGCGGCTCGGCGGCCGGCGCAGCATCCGCACCCGCTACCGGCCCGACCGCTGGGGGGCGCGGGCCTGGCTGGTGTCCGGTTCGGGCGCGGCCGTCGCCGCCCTCACCATCTGGTTCGCCGGCGTCGACCCGGACGGGCTGCGGCCGGGCGTGGTCCCGTTGGTCGCCCCCGAGCTGCCGCTGTGGCCGGCGGCCGCGATCCTGATCGGCCTGCTTCCCGCCTTCGTGGCACCCGTACCGCCCAAGGAGGCTTCGCAGTGA
- a CDS encoding SCO2322 family protein: MRRRLPAVALALGFVLALLAATPALAAGYRYWSFWDGAAGGQWSYATQGPSMARPADGAVQGFRFAVSKDAADQAAQPRAAADFEAVCGATAPVAGRKRVALVIDHGVPQDAPSGDAPPQESPRTACAQVPPEATAAEALASVAKPLRYNSAALLCAISGYPKLGCGDQVTAPDPNAEPKPGAEPAAESGGKPAAEDGGPSAGLLAGIAALAALAAAAAWQSRRRTR; the protein is encoded by the coding sequence ATGCGCCGCCGCCTGCCCGCCGTGGCCCTCGCCCTCGGGTTCGTCCTGGCCCTGCTGGCCGCCACGCCGGCGCTGGCGGCCGGCTACCGCTACTGGTCGTTCTGGGACGGCGCGGCCGGCGGCCAGTGGTCGTACGCCACCCAGGGCCCCTCGATGGCCCGGCCCGCGGACGGCGCCGTCCAGGGCTTCCGCTTCGCGGTGAGCAAGGACGCGGCGGACCAGGCGGCCCAGCCGCGCGCCGCGGCCGACTTCGAAGCCGTCTGCGGGGCGACCGCCCCGGTGGCGGGCCGCAAGCGGGTGGCGCTGGTCATCGACCACGGCGTCCCGCAGGACGCCCCGTCGGGCGACGCCCCACCGCAGGAGTCCCCGCGCACGGCCTGCGCGCAGGTCCCGCCGGAGGCCACGGCGGCCGAGGCCCTGGCCTCGGTCGCGAAGCCGCTGCGCTACAACAGCGCGGCCCTGCTGTGCGCCATCTCGGGCTACCCGAAGCTGGGCTGCGGCGACCAGGTCACCGCCCCCGACCCGAACGCGGAACCCAAGCCGGGGGCCGAGCCCGCAGCCGAGTCCGGGGGCAAGCCCGCAGCCGAGGACGGCGGCCCGTCGGCGGGCCTGCTGGCCGGCATCGCGGCCCTCGCGGCCCTGGCCGCAGCCGCCGCCTGGCAGTCCCGCCGCCGCACCCGATGA
- a CDS encoding prenyltransferase/squalene oxidase repeat-containing protein codes for MIVRRSAAALAASAVLCVGAAPAALADTAPPASPSAPPVIPSGLFGKNDPTYDGVWRQSVALLAQDTVGVKPAAQAVDWLTGQQCANGGFASFRADAAAQCEATTMYDTNATAVAVQALKALGGHDEVVKKGVDWLKSVQNEDGGWAYVPGSPSEANSTALVISALAVAGEKPAEVRSKAGKSAYEGLLPFQLGCSAEPAADRGAFAYQPVDGKLLANADATAAAALAGLGKGAVVVPSAADTPATALACPAGATDPGAAAQGAVGYLAEALKKDGHLTAVTPGADQPTPDTGNTADAVIALAAAGHKQSAAGALEWLKANSAEWSKGSPAGLGTLILAAHATGTDPKSFGGTDLVAALNATGPAPQGPDTAATEVDGEKDKPSGGQNIWWIIGAGAAAGVGIGILLSGRRKKNQL; via the coding sequence ATGATCGTCCGCCGCAGCGCCGCCGCGCTCGCCGCCTCCGCCGTGCTCTGCGTGGGCGCCGCCCCCGCAGCCCTCGCCGACACCGCGCCGCCCGCCTCCCCCTCCGCGCCGCCGGTCATCCCCTCCGGCCTGTTCGGCAAGAACGACCCGACCTACGACGGCGTGTGGCGGCAGTCCGTCGCGCTGCTCGCCCAGGACACCGTCGGCGTCAAGCCCGCCGCGCAGGCCGTGGACTGGCTGACCGGCCAGCAGTGCGCGAACGGCGGTTTCGCCTCCTTCCGCGCCGACGCCGCCGCGCAGTGCGAGGCGACGACGATGTACGACACGAACGCCACCGCCGTGGCCGTGCAGGCCCTGAAGGCGCTCGGCGGCCACGACGAGGTCGTCAAGAAGGGCGTGGACTGGCTGAAGTCCGTCCAGAACGAGGACGGCGGCTGGGCCTACGTGCCCGGCAGCCCGAGCGAGGCCAACTCCACCGCCCTGGTGATCAGCGCGCTGGCCGTGGCGGGCGAGAAGCCGGCCGAGGTCAGGTCGAAGGCGGGCAAGTCCGCGTACGAGGGGCTGCTCCCCTTCCAGCTGGGCTGCTCGGCCGAGCCGGCCGCCGACCGCGGCGCCTTCGCCTACCAGCCGGTCGACGGGAAGCTGCTCGCCAACGCCGACGCGACGGCCGCCGCGGCGCTGGCCGGCCTCGGCAAGGGCGCGGTCGTCGTCCCGTCCGCCGCGGACACCCCGGCGACGGCGCTGGCCTGCCCGGCGGGCGCCACCGACCCCGGGGCGGCCGCCCAGGGCGCGGTCGGCTACCTGGCCGAGGCCCTCAAGAAGGACGGCCACCTCACGGCCGTCACCCCGGGCGCGGACCAGCCGACCCCGGACACCGGCAACACCGCCGACGCGGTGATCGCCCTGGCCGCGGCCGGGCACAAGCAGTCGGCGGCGGGCGCGCTGGAGTGGCTCAAGGCGAACTCGGCCGAGTGGTCGAAGGGCAGCCCGGCGGGTCTCGGCACCCTGATCCTGGCCGCGCACGCGACGGGCACGGACCCGAAGTCCTTCGGCGGCACCGACCTCGTGGCCGCGCTGAACGCGACGGGTCCCGCCCCGCAGGGCCCCGACACGGCCGCCACCGAGGTGGACGGAGAGAAGGACAAGCCCTCGGGCGGCCAGAACATCTGGTGGATCATCGGTGCGGGCGCCGCGGCCGGCGTGGGCATCGGCATCCTGCTGAGCGGCCGCCGGAAGAAGAACCAGCTCTGA